The following coding sequences are from one Streptomyces venezuelae window:
- a CDS encoding DMT family transporter, producing MTSTKLSERLGTAQLTAAMMLSGTLGIFVVESGASAFDVVFFRVLFGALALGAYAFARGYFRDHGLTRKKLGLAALGGVFIVFNWVFLFTAYEATSISLATVVYHTQPFFLVLLSALVLRERLSRSQLGWLVVAFAGLILVSGVRSGDAGSLAGIGLALLAAVLYALSTLVTKRVTGVRPHLIALVQVVVGIPLLLPFTDFGAMSGTGAGWAWLAGLGVIHTGLMYVLMYAAYAKLPTAKIAVLAFTYPAVAMVADWAVYGHGIGLVQALGVPLIVAASLKVTLARTANPAPARAARPARRTAAPAERDASPTATRAASTG from the coding sequence ATGACCTCCACCAAGCTCTCCGAGCGCCTGGGCACGGCCCAGCTCACCGCCGCCATGATGCTGTCCGGCACCCTCGGCATCTTCGTCGTCGAGTCCGGCGCCTCCGCCTTCGACGTCGTCTTCTTCCGCGTCCTGTTCGGCGCCCTCGCCCTCGGCGCGTACGCGTTCGCCCGCGGCTACTTCCGCGACCACGGCCTCACCCGCAAGAAGCTCGGACTCGCCGCTCTCGGCGGGGTGTTCATCGTCTTCAACTGGGTGTTCCTCTTCACGGCGTACGAGGCGACCTCGATCTCCCTGGCCACCGTCGTCTACCACACGCAGCCGTTCTTCCTGGTGCTGCTCAGCGCCCTCGTCCTGCGCGAGCGCCTGTCCCGCTCCCAACTGGGCTGGCTGGTCGTCGCGTTCGCGGGGCTCATCCTCGTCTCGGGGGTGAGGTCCGGGGACGCGGGATCGCTCGCCGGCATCGGGCTCGCGCTCCTCGCCGCCGTCCTCTACGCCCTGTCCACCCTCGTCACCAAGCGCGTCACCGGCGTTCGGCCGCACCTGATCGCCCTGGTCCAGGTCGTCGTCGGCATCCCGCTGCTGCTGCCCTTCACCGACTTCGGCGCGATGAGCGGCACCGGCGCGGGATGGGCCTGGCTCGCCGGGCTCGGCGTGATCCACACCGGCCTCATGTACGTCCTGATGTACGCGGCGTACGCGAAGCTGCCCACCGCCAAGATCGCCGTGCTCGCCTTCACCTACCCGGCCGTCGCGATGGTCGCCGACTGGGCGGTCTACGGCCACGGCATCGGGCTCGTGCAGGCCCTCGGCGTCCCGCTGATCGTCGCCGCGAGCCTCAAGGTCACGCTGGCCCGGACGGCGAACCCTGCTCCCGCACGAGCCGCACGGCCTGCTCGACGAACAGCCGCACCTGCGGAGCGAGACGCTTCCCCGACCGCCACGCGAGCTGCGTCCACAGGGTGA
- a CDS encoding menaquinone biosynthesis decarboxylase translates to MAYDDLRSLLRALDREGDLKRIKAEVDPYLEVGEIVDRVQKAGGPALLFENVKGSAMPLAMNVYGTDRRLLKALGLKSYDEISEKIGGLLKPELPHGFVGVREAFGKLGAMTHVPPKKVKSDSAPVQEVVLTGDDVDLERLPALFTWPEDGGSFFNLGLTHTKDPDTGVRNLGLYRLQRHDKRTIGMHWQIHKDSRNHYQVAARRGEKLPVAIAFGCPPAVTYASTAPLPGDMDEYMLAGFIQGKRVEMVDCKTVPLQVPAHAEVVIEGWLEPGEMLPEGPFGDHTGFYTPQEPFPALKIDCVTMRKRPLLQSIVVGRPPTEDGPLGRATERFFLPLLKVIVPDIVDYHLPESGGFHNCAIVSIDKKYPKHAQKVMHAIWGAHMMSLTKLIIVVDKDCDVHNLHEVSWRALGNTDYARDLTVVEGPVDHLDHASYQQFWGGKAGIDATKKLPEEGYTRDGGWPNMVESDPAVAAKVDRRWKEYGLS, encoded by the coding sequence ATGGCTTACGACGATCTTCGCTCCCTGCTCCGGGCACTGGACCGCGAGGGCGATCTCAAGCGCATCAAGGCCGAGGTCGACCCGTACCTGGAGGTCGGTGAGATCGTCGACCGGGTGCAGAAGGCCGGCGGTCCCGCGCTCCTCTTCGAGAACGTCAAGGGCTCCGCGATGCCCCTGGCGATGAACGTGTACGGGACGGACCGCCGCCTCCTGAAGGCGCTCGGCCTGAAGTCGTACGACGAGATCAGCGAGAAGATCGGCGGGCTGCTCAAGCCGGAGCTGCCGCACGGTTTCGTCGGGGTGCGCGAGGCGTTCGGGAAGCTCGGCGCGATGACGCACGTACCGCCGAAGAAGGTGAAGTCCGACAGCGCGCCCGTCCAGGAGGTCGTCCTCACCGGCGACGACGTGGACCTGGAGCGGCTGCCCGCGCTGTTCACCTGGCCCGAGGACGGTGGCTCCTTCTTCAACCTGGGCCTGACCCACACCAAGGACCCCGACACCGGCGTGCGGAACCTGGGTCTGTACCGCCTGCAGCGGCACGACAAGCGCACCATCGGCATGCACTGGCAGATCCACAAGGACAGCCGCAACCACTACCAGGTGGCCGCCCGCCGCGGCGAGAAGCTGCCGGTCGCGATCGCCTTCGGCTGCCCGCCCGCCGTGACGTACGCCTCCACGGCGCCGCTGCCCGGTGACATGGACGAGTACATGCTGGCCGGGTTCATCCAGGGCAAGCGCGTGGAGATGGTCGACTGCAAGACGGTGCCGCTCCAGGTGCCCGCGCACGCCGAGGTCGTCATCGAGGGCTGGCTGGAGCCGGGCGAGATGCTTCCCGAGGGTCCCTTCGGCGACCACACCGGCTTCTACACGCCGCAGGAACCCTTCCCCGCACTCAAGATCGACTGCGTGACGATGCGGAAGCGGCCGCTGCTCCAGTCCATCGTGGTCGGCCGCCCGCCGACGGAGGACGGCCCGCTGGGCCGTGCGACGGAGCGCTTCTTCCTCCCCCTCCTCAAGGTGATCGTCCCGGACATCGTCGACTACCACCTGCCGGAGTCCGGCGGCTTCCACAACTGCGCGATCGTCTCGATCGACAAGAAGTACCCGAAGCACGCGCAGAAGGTCATGCACGCCATCTGGGGCGCACACATGATGTCCCTGACGAAGCTGATCATCGTGGTGGACAAGGACTGCGACGTGCACAACCTGCACGAGGTGTCCTGGCGCGCGCTCGGCAACACGGACTACGCCCGCGACCTCACCGTCGTCGAGGGCCCCGTCGACCACCTCGACCACGCCTCCTACCAGCAGTTCTGGGGCGGCAAGGCGGGCATCGACGCGACGAAGAAGCTGCCCGAGGAGGGCTACACCCGGGACGGCGGCTGGCCGAACATGGTCGAGTCCGACCCGGCCGTCGCGGCGAAGGTCGACCGTCGCTGGAAGGAGTACGGACTCTCGTGA
- a CDS encoding PLD nuclease N-terminal domain-containing protein, producing the protein MLRYLPFLLVLAVWIYAFIDVLNTPEKEVRHLPKVVWVIIVLLFGEVLLGPVAWFVTGKKRQAPGTSGGGRTRWVAPDDNPEFLKSLREERPDENNRDENKRDENNRDKGTEG; encoded by the coding sequence ATGCTCAGGTATCTGCCGTTCCTGCTGGTCCTGGCGGTGTGGATCTACGCCTTCATCGATGTCCTGAACACTCCGGAGAAGGAGGTCAGGCATCTGCCCAAGGTGGTGTGGGTCATCATCGTCCTCCTCTTCGGAGAGGTCCTTCTCGGCCCCGTCGCCTGGTTCGTCACCGGCAAGAAGCGGCAAGCGCCGGGCACCTCGGGAGGCGGCAGGACCCGCTGGGTCGCGCCCGACGACAACCCCGAGTTCCTCAAGTCCCTGCGCGAGGAGCGCCCGGACGAGAACAACCGCGACGAGAACAAGCGCGACGAGAACAACCGTGACAAGGGCACCGAGGGCTGA
- a CDS encoding TlpA family protein disulfide reductase gives MSVACRAPHRVDSSSHRRSRAVLLTAGAAVAALALTACSSGGVSGGSGNTNFVAGSDGIATVEKGDRKPNPSLDGETLDGKKLDITEAYKGKIVVINVWGSWCAPCRAEAPNFVKLAKETKSKGVEFVGINTRDPERSPAISFEKQHKVPYPSLYDPTGKLMLRFPQGSLNPNAIPSTLVVDRDGKIAARAQQPLSEEKLRKMIDPVLAEK, from the coding sequence ATGAGTGTTGCCTGCCGTGCCCCACACCGCGTCGATAGCAGCAGTCACCGTCGCAGCCGTGCCGTCCTGCTCACCGCAGGCGCCGCGGTCGCGGCGCTGGCTCTCACCGCTTGCAGCTCAGGCGGCGTGTCGGGCGGTTCCGGAAACACCAACTTCGTCGCCGGGTCCGATGGCATCGCCACCGTCGAGAAGGGCGACCGCAAGCCGAACCCGTCGCTCGACGGCGAGACCCTCGACGGCAAGAAGCTGGACATCACCGAGGCCTACAAGGGCAAGATCGTCGTCATCAACGTCTGGGGTTCCTGGTGCGCTCCGTGCCGGGCCGAGGCGCCGAACTTCGTGAAGCTCGCCAAGGAGACCAAGTCCAAGGGCGTCGAATTCGTCGGGATCAACACGCGTGATCCCGAGCGCAGCCCGGCGATCTCGTTCGAGAAGCAGCACAAGGTTCCCTACCCGAGCCTGTACGACCCGACGGGGAAGCTGATGCTGCGCTTCCCCCAGGGTTCGCTCAACCCGAACGCCATCCCCTCCACGCTCGTCGTCGACCGGGACGGGAAGATCGCGGCCCGTGCGCAGCAGCCGCTGAGCGAGGAGAAGCTGCGGAAGATGATCGACCCCGTGCTCGCGGAGAAGTGA
- a CDS encoding isopenicillin N synthase family dioxygenase: MDDMSSASANSASGIPTIDLRPWLSGDAEARARTARTVDEALRSAGFLLVTGHGVDPALRAAIRASARGFFRLPERAKRPYAVKVGGRGWLGPGAEANSYAEGTAAPPDLKESLSFAADEPTGDAAVDAEWFAANTWPEETPELRALVTMYLREMRTLSDRLLGLLGVALGEPEDFFTRHTGHPTWGFNINWYPGRDTVGEPEPGQFRIGPHTDFGTVTVLDREAGRGGLQVFTDEEGWQDAPFDPEAFTVNIGDLMARWTDGRWQSGRHRVLPPPSDLPAEELMSLVYFYECDPGTDVRGVDSHVYLRGQLDAITAD; encoded by the coding sequence ATGGACGACATGAGCAGCGCATCGGCGAACAGCGCGTCCGGCATCCCGACCATCGACCTGCGGCCCTGGCTCTCCGGCGACGCCGAGGCGCGCGCACGGACGGCACGGACCGTCGACGAGGCGCTGCGCAGCGCCGGTTTCCTCCTCGTCACCGGGCACGGCGTCGACCCGGCGCTGCGCGCGGCGATCCGGGCCTCGGCGCGTGGCTTCTTCCGCCTCCCCGAGCGGGCGAAGCGGCCGTACGCGGTGAAGGTCGGCGGTCGCGGCTGGCTGGGCCCCGGCGCAGAGGCGAACAGCTACGCGGAGGGCACGGCCGCTCCCCCGGACCTCAAGGAGTCCCTGTCCTTCGCCGCCGACGAGCCGACGGGGGACGCGGCGGTCGACGCGGAGTGGTTCGCGGCGAACACGTGGCCCGAGGAGACGCCGGAGCTGCGGGCCCTGGTGACGATGTATCTGCGGGAGATGCGGACGCTCTCGGACCGCCTCCTCGGACTCCTCGGCGTGGCGCTGGGCGAGCCCGAGGACTTCTTCACCCGCCACACCGGGCACCCCACGTGGGGCTTCAACATCAACTGGTACCCGGGCCGCGACACCGTCGGCGAGCCGGAGCCGGGCCAGTTCCGCATCGGCCCGCACACGGACTTCGGCACGGTCACGGTCCTCGACCGCGAGGCGGGCCGGGGCGGCCTCCAGGTCTTCACGGACGAGGAGGGCTGGCAGGACGCCCCCTTCGACCCGGAGGCGTTCACGGTCAACATCGGCGACCTGATGGCCCGCTGGACCGACGGCCGCTGGCAGTCGGGCCGCCACCGCGTCCTGCCCCCACCCTCCGACCTGCCCGCGGAGGAGCTGATGTCCCTCGTGTACTTCTACGAGTGCGACCCGGGCACGGACGTACGCGGCGTCGACTCGCACGTGTACCTGCGGGGGCAGCTGGACGCGATCACGGCGGACTAG
- a CDS encoding cytochrome c biogenesis protein ResB: MSKTEAPAGKTGTPDEQGEFGAAGASMSTAPRDRDREDPAPNLPRLGVIGWLRWFWRQLTSMRVALILLLLLSLGAIPGSLIPQNNVDELKVQDFTERHTTLAPIYDKLQLFDVYSSVWFSAIYILLFVSLIGCIVPRTWQFVGQLRGRPPGAPKKLTRLPAYTTWRTEAEPEQVHEAALTMLRQRRFRAHTAGSGAGASVAAEKGYLREAGNLMFHIALIVMLVAFAAGQLFKSEGGKLIMEGDGFANTLSQYDDFKSGSLFDSSNLAPFSFRLDEFVGTYEKSGPNRGTARTYRADVTYSEGADGPEKKKSIEVNKPLEIDGSKVYLIGHGFAPAVTVRDGKGKIVYQASVPVLPIDQNGTATGAIKVMDNYRDKNGKPDQLGFNAFFVPTFAGVGKGQMFSQFPAAEYPVLALSAYHGSLGVDAGVPQNVYQLDTRKMKKFKDADGQLFKQRLRPGETMKLPDGAGSITFEKNLKEWATFQISQQPGTGWALGGAIAAVAGLAGSLFIQRRRVWVRAVKGADGVTVVEMAGLGRSESAKVPEELAQLAAHLHDQAPTAPESDPKPEASSDSDPDVVPAEGAEK, from the coding sequence ATGAGCAAGACGGAAGCGCCCGCGGGCAAGACCGGAACCCCTGACGAGCAGGGTGAATTCGGTGCCGCCGGTGCCAGCATGTCCACCGCCCCCCGGGACCGGGACCGCGAGGACCCGGCACCCAACCTGCCGCGGCTCGGCGTCATCGGCTGGCTGCGCTGGTTCTGGCGGCAGCTGACCTCGATGCGGGTCGCGCTCATCCTGCTCCTGCTGCTCTCCCTCGGCGCGATCCCGGGCTCGCTGATCCCGCAGAACAACGTCGACGAGCTCAAGGTCCAGGACTTCACGGAGCGGCACACCACGCTCGCCCCGATCTACGACAAGCTGCAGCTCTTCGACGTCTACAGCTCGGTGTGGTTCTCCGCGATCTACATCCTCCTGTTCGTCTCCCTCATCGGCTGCATCGTGCCGCGCACCTGGCAGTTCGTCGGCCAGCTCCGCGGTCGCCCGCCGGGCGCGCCGAAGAAGCTGACGCGACTGCCCGCGTACACGACGTGGCGCACCGAGGCCGAGCCCGAGCAGGTGCACGAGGCCGCGCTCACGATGCTCAGACAGCGCCGCTTCCGCGCGCACACCGCGGGCTCCGGCGCGGGTGCCTCGGTCGCCGCGGAGAAGGGCTATCTGCGTGAGGCCGGCAACCTCATGTTCCACATCGCGCTGATCGTGATGCTGGTCGCGTTCGCCGCCGGACAGCTCTTCAAGTCCGAGGGCGGCAAGCTGATCATGGAGGGTGACGGTTTCGCCAACACCCTCAGCCAGTACGACGACTTCAAGTCCGGCAGCCTCTTCGACTCCTCGAACCTGGCGCCGTTCAGCTTCAGGCTCGACGAGTTCGTCGGTACGTACGAGAAGTCGGGCCCCAACCGCGGCACGGCCCGCACCTACCGGGCGGACGTCACCTACAGCGAGGGCGCCGACGGCCCCGAGAAGAAGAAGTCCATCGAGGTCAACAAGCCGCTGGAGATCGACGGCTCGAAGGTCTACCTCATCGGGCACGGCTTCGCCCCCGCCGTCACCGTCCGCGACGGCAAGGGCAAGATCGTCTACCAGGCGTCCGTGCCGGTGCTTCCCATCGACCAGAACGGCACCGCGACCGGCGCCATCAAGGTCATGGACAACTACCGCGACAAGAACGGCAAGCCCGACCAGCTCGGCTTCAACGCCTTCTTCGTGCCGACCTTCGCGGGCGTCGGCAAGGGCCAGATGTTCTCGCAGTTCCCCGCCGCGGAGTACCCGGTGCTCGCGCTGTCCGCGTACCACGGCAGCCTGGGCGTCGACGCCGGTGTCCCGCAGAACGTGTACCAGCTGGACACCCGCAAGATGAAGAAGTTCAAGGACGCCGACGGGCAGCTGTTCAAGCAGCGGCTGCGCCCCGGCGAGACCATGAAGCTCCCCGACGGCGCCGGGTCGATCACCTTCGAGAAGAATCTCAAGGAGTGGGCGACCTTCCAGATCTCGCAGCAGCCCGGCACCGGATGGGCGCTGGGCGGCGCGATCGCCGCCGTCGCCGGTCTCGCCGGTTCGCTGTTCATCCAGCGCCGCCGCGTGTGGGTGCGGGCGGTCAAGGGCGCCGACGGCGTCACCGTCGTCGAGATGGCGGGCCTCGGCCGCAGCGAGTCCGCCAAGGTTCCCGAGGAGCTCGCCCAGCTCGCCGCGCACCTGCACGATCAGGCGCCGACCGCGCCCGAGTCCGACCCCAAGCCGGAAGCCTCTTCCGACTCCGACCCCGATGTCGTACCTGCCGAAGGGGCTGAGAAGTGA
- a CDS encoding histidine phosphatase family protein yields MTGTPAGDELTVVHVMRHGEVHNPDGILYGRLPDYHLSELGRQMADRVAEHLSQRDVTHVVASPLDRAQETATPIAKAHGLDLATDARLIEAANVFEGKTFGVGDGALKNPDNWKHLVNPFKPSWGEPYVEQVVRMMGALDAAKDAARGHEAVCVSHQLPIWIVRSFVEKRRLWHDPRKRQCTLASLTTFTYRGDRIVSVGYTEPARDLVPAHLLAGAKPVKGKGKAFGA; encoded by the coding sequence ATGACCGGCACTCCGGCGGGCGACGAGCTGACCGTCGTCCATGTGATGCGCCACGGCGAGGTGCACAACCCGGACGGGATCCTGTACGGGCGGCTTCCCGACTACCACCTGTCCGAGCTGGGCCGCCAGATGGCGGACCGGGTCGCCGAGCACCTCTCGCAGCGCGATGTCACGCACGTCGTGGCATCGCCGCTGGACCGCGCCCAGGAGACCGCCACGCCGATCGCGAAGGCGCACGGCCTGGACCTCGCCACGGACGCGCGGCTCATCGAGGCGGCCAACGTGTTCGAGGGCAAGACCTTCGGTGTCGGGGACGGCGCGCTGAAGAACCCCGACAACTGGAAGCACCTCGTCAATCCCTTCAAGCCCTCCTGGGGCGAGCCGTACGTCGAGCAGGTCGTGCGGATGATGGGCGCCCTGGACGCGGCGAAGGACGCGGCCCGCGGGCACGAGGCGGTGTGCGTCAGCCACCAGCTGCCGATCTGGATCGTGCGCAGCTTCGTGGAGAAGCGACGCCTGTGGCACGACCCGCGCAAGCGGCAGTGCACGCTCGCGTCGCTGACGACGTTCACCTACCGCGGCGACAGGATCGTTTCGGTGGGATACACGGAGCCGGCACGGGATCTGGTGCCCGCGCATCTCCTCGCCGGTGCCAAGCCGGTGAAGGGCAAGGGCAAGGCATTCGGCGCCTGA
- a CDS encoding cytochrome c biogenesis CcdA family protein, whose protein sequence is MSALAAVTGTNQTVMSGALLLAIPVALLGGLVSFFSPCVLPLVPGYLSYVTGVGGQDLGEARRGRMAAGAGLFVAGFTVVFVSATVFFGALGRTLKEHQSVINTTLGVVMIALGLFFMGLMPWLTQREFRFHKRPAVGLAGAPVVGALFAVGWTPCIGPTLASVMALSADSANAERGAILGVAYSLGLGIPFILAAVAFRKTLGAFGWVKRHYAWVMRVGGIMMIATGLLLVTGAWDSIVQDMQVWTSSYTVGI, encoded by the coding sequence ATGTCGGCGCTCGCGGCCGTCACCGGTACGAACCAGACCGTCATGAGCGGGGCCCTGCTCCTCGCGATCCCCGTCGCCCTGCTGGGCGGACTCGTCTCCTTCTTCTCGCCCTGCGTCCTGCCGCTCGTGCCCGGCTATCTGTCGTACGTCACCGGGGTCGGCGGCCAGGACCTCGGCGAGGCGCGGCGCGGCCGGATGGCCGCGGGAGCCGGTCTCTTCGTGGCCGGGTTCACCGTCGTCTTCGTCTCCGCCACCGTCTTCTTCGGCGCCCTCGGCCGCACGCTCAAGGAGCACCAGAGCGTCATCAACACGACGCTCGGCGTGGTGATGATCGCGCTCGGGCTCTTCTTCATGGGACTCATGCCCTGGCTCACGCAGCGCGAGTTCCGCTTCCACAAGCGGCCCGCCGTCGGGCTGGCCGGCGCGCCGGTCGTGGGCGCGCTCTTCGCCGTCGGGTGGACGCCGTGCATCGGCCCGACCCTCGCCTCGGTCATGGCGCTCTCCGCCGACAGCGCCAACGCGGAGCGCGGCGCGATCCTCGGTGTCGCGTACTCCCTGGGGCTCGGCATTCCGTTCATCCTCGCGGCCGTCGCCTTCCGCAAGACGCTCGGCGCGTTCGGCTGGGTGAAGCGGCACTACGCATGGGTGATGCGCGTCGGCGGCATCATGATGATCGCGACCGGCCTGCTCCTCGTCACCGGTGCGTGGGACAGCATCGTCCAGGACATGCAGGTCTGGACCAGCAGCTACACGGTGGGGATCTGA
- the ccsB gene encoding c-type cytochrome biogenesis protein CcsB has translation MNLATTLAAEPNENLAHISNVLIYSAMAVYLLAFFAHMAEWLFGSRSKVARTAAALTPSKTAAAAPAVTAQAKGGTATLERPKVVTRSVAGTRDVPDGPGASAGDEKGDLYGRIAVSLTVLAFLLEFGGVLTRALSVQRAPWGNMYEFSITFSTVAVGVYLVLLALKKPIAWLGLPLVTTVLLDLGLAVTVLYTDSDQLVPALHSYWLWIHVSTAIFCGAVFYVGFVATMLYLFRDSYETKLAGGGQPGKFATSVLERLPSAASLDKFSYRLNAAIFPLWTFTIIAGAIWAGDAWGRYWGWDPKEVWSFITWVAYAGYLHARATAGWKGRKAAYLALIAFGCWLFNYYGVNIFVTGKHSYAGV, from the coding sequence GTGAATCTCGCCACCACCCTGGCCGCCGAGCCCAACGAGAACCTCGCGCACATCAGCAACGTGCTGATCTACTCCGCGATGGCCGTCTATCTGCTGGCGTTCTTCGCGCACATGGCGGAGTGGCTCTTCGGCAGCCGCAGCAAGGTCGCCCGCACCGCCGCGGCGCTCACCCCGAGCAAGACCGCAGCTGCCGCGCCCGCCGTCACCGCCCAGGCCAAGGGCGGCACCGCCACCCTGGAGCGGCCGAAGGTCGTCACCCGGTCCGTGGCCGGTACGCGTGACGTGCCGGACGGTCCCGGCGCCTCCGCCGGGGACGAGAAGGGCGACCTCTACGGCCGCATCGCGGTCTCCCTCACGGTGCTCGCCTTCCTCCTGGAGTTCGGCGGCGTCCTCACCCGCGCCCTGTCGGTGCAGCGCGCGCCGTGGGGCAACATGTACGAGTTCAGCATCACCTTCTCCACCGTCGCCGTCGGCGTGTACCTGGTGCTGCTCGCGCTGAAGAAGCCCATCGCCTGGCTGGGCCTCCCGCTGGTCACGACGGTCCTGCTCGACCTCGGCCTCGCCGTCACCGTCCTGTACACCGACAGCGACCAGCTGGTCCCGGCCCTCCACTCGTACTGGCTGTGGATCCACGTCTCCACCGCGATCTTCTGCGGCGCGGTCTTCTACGTCGGGTTCGTCGCGACGATGCTCTACCTCTTCCGCGACAGCTACGAGACGAAGCTGGCGGGCGGCGGACAGCCCGGCAAGTTCGCCACCTCCGTCCTGGAGCGCCTCCCCTCGGCGGCCTCCCTCGACAAGTTCTCGTACCGCCTGAACGCCGCGATCTTCCCGCTCTGGACGTTCACGATCATCGCGGGCGCGATCTGGGCGGGCGACGCGTGGGGCCGCTACTGGGGCTGGGACCCCAAGGAGGTCTGGTCCTTCATCACGTGGGTCGCCTACGCCGGTTACCTGCACGCCCGCGCCACGGCGGGCTGGAAGGGCCGCAAGGCCGCCTACCTGGCCCTGATCGCCTTCGGCTGCTGGCTGTTCAACTACTACGGCGTGAACATCTTCGTCACCGGCAAGCACTCGTACGCCGGAGTCTGA